A stretch of DNA from Takifugu flavidus isolate HTHZ2018 chromosome 13, ASM371156v2, whole genome shotgun sequence:
CTTGTTTAAGGGTGCCGCCAAGTCTCTGTTATTTCCATGGAGgtaattttctccttttttgttcAACATCTAAATGTAGCCTTTGATTTTAGAGCATTGACGTCCAACAGGAGAAAccagaaacacatgaaaatTCATTAGCTTACGCAGGGAGACGGATCAAAATGAGGCTCAGAGGTCTTAACGACTGGTCCAACATCTGAACATGGTCCTGATGAGATGATGGTGGGATGTCCTcccagagctggaagagagaacAATAGGTGGGGCAGTCTGTCACAGAAATGTGTTCTTCATCCAGCAACTGTAGATACTCAAACTGAACCCTCACTGGCTCCCTCATGGACAGTTTGGACAGAATCATTACATGTGACCTGCTGGAGGATGTCTGTAGTGGACTTGTCCATCTTCTGGTGGACTGGCCCATCTCCTGGTGGACTGACCTATCTCCTGGTAGACTGGTCCGTCTCCTAGTGGATTGGTCTGTCTCCTAGTGTACTGGTTTGTCTCCTGGTATACTGGTCCATCTCCTGGTGTACTGGTCTATCTCCACATTGTTGTGTGGGCTGCAGAAACCTCATGCTGCCCCTGGTGTTGAGGGCGAAATGGCCTGTGTCCACCACCTTCAGATCCACGTGGTTGATCTAGGTTGTCTTGATAGTTGCCTttctttcagctgctgcctggctcaTTTGTACATCAGCAGGTGAAGCTGTTGTCTGGAAATGGACATTTTCAGATCCTGGAcatttgtttgatgtgtttatAAAAAGTAAACGAGTGTCACATTTCTTTTGTAGTTTAATTTTGGGTCAAATCTGTGTCTGACGTGTCTCTGAGGTTTTTCTCTCTCTAGTTTATGTTTGTTGTCACTGGTCCGCGTCTGTGGTTATACTGGTCACACCTGGCTGGCGTTGGTTTCCATCGTGGCTCTTTGTCCTGGTCCCCATttgatgttctttttttcaGAAAGCATGCCTTCTGCTCATCTCTGTCCTTCCCTCTCCTACCTATCACTGATCATGGATCTGCTCCCGCTGCAGGTGAGCCATACAGGAATGccctcattcatttacaagcaGAGCACTGTGGTTGGCTCACAGGCGGAGCACTCTGGGATGAGGACCTATTACTTCAGCGCCGATACCCAGGAGGACATGAACACATGGCTTAAGGCCATGAACGAAGCAGCGAAGATGCAGAACCGCAATGAGGCGACAATCAAGTGAGGACACACACTCTACCAGGGTAGAACTTTGGTCAGATTTTGATTTTGGATGTTCTTTTTCCAGCAGATCGTCGAACACCTTTGGCAGGCCCAACATGCTATCGCAGCACGCTGTCCCGCAGACCAACCATGTCAGCGCCAACACCATCAACACCCCACACTTGGAAAACACCAGACCCATCCATGAGGTTCTACTGGAGCCCATACAGCACGACAAAGTGGACTGCTGTAGCCTCCGCAAAGACTCTCCTGTGGCTGACATGTTTGAACAGCCCAGTGTCACCCTGGAAATGGACACCCACCTGTCCCTACCTACCACCTCTACACAGTCAGCCTTCCAACAGACCGACAGTTTATCCGTCTCGGCGCCTGTGTCGAGGATCCCGTCTCGGGCACCTTCTCGTGGTGCCTCTACACTGCCCTCTGGTGTTTGCTTGAGGAACGGCTTGGTGTCTGCGCCCAGCCCCATCCTGGAGCCCAATGGCATCGCAGCAGGGACCTATCAGAGGGGTCCCAATCTGGCCCCTGCTGactgtcagcagcagctgaagaggagAAGCACCCTGGACCAGGTGGAGCAATGGATCCAGGTCCAGAAGGCTGACAGCAGAGGGTGGTGCTCCTTCtttcatttgacatttttcatAGTTTTGAACAGATTTACAGTTTTcacaataaatattttgtaGTTCAAGAAGAATATATGTTTAAACAGTCTCTGCCTCTTACCCCATCTAGTGACAACACCCTCCCTCGTCGTACGCCACCAACGCAGCACAAGTTCACCACTCTGGACACATACCAAACTCCTCCGAGAACCCCTCGGCAGAGCCCCCCTCCTGCTAGACTCGGTGAGTACAAGTACGCCCAGGACCGCCTCAGCCATTTCCGCCTCACACCTGAACAGGGCGCCAGCGGCTCTAACACCGTCCTGCAGCTGTATGAGTGGCAGCAGCGTCATCAGTTCCGTCACGGAAGCCCCACGGCACCGCTCTATACTCCGGCGCCAGAGTACCCATTTGGACCCCGTCCTCCCGCCACcgtgcccccctcctcctcagccccTCGAATTGAAGGACAACCGCGCTGTGTTTCGGTACCGCCTTCCTCTGCAGACCACCCCCCGCCGGGACCTCCACCTGGGACCAGAACGCTCTCGCCCACCCGCAGGCCACACACCCCTGCTGAACGGCTGACGGTTCGGCCGGTGGAGGAGCGGACGGTGGTGGACCTGCCTTTCACTGTCTCACCCCGCAGGAGCAAATCTCAGCTGCTGAAGGTAAAATATGGATGACGGATTATTAAAGATTACTAAAGAATGGACAACTTTCTTTTACAGGGAAGGACACATTCTCTTCATCCATCCTCCTGTCCTTCCAtccacctgtctctctgccCCCATCTCTCTGTCCACCAGTCTCTCTTTCCCCCCATATCTGTCCACCTATCTCTTTGTCCACCTATCTCTCTGCCCCCCATCTCTCATTccacccacctctctctctccccacccGCGTCTCTCCACCCGTCTCTCTctatctgcctgtctctctgtccacctgtcttTCTGTCCACCCATGTCTCTGtccacccgtctctctgtcctcgtgtctgtctgtccacccgTCTTTCTCTACCTGCCTCTCTGTCCATGCATCTCTCTATCTACCTGTCTTTCTCCACCCGTGTCTCTGTCCATTCCTCTCtccccacctgtgtctctgtccaccGGTctctctgtccacctgtctgtctgttcacCCATCTCTCTGTCTACCTGTCTCTTCAGGGTATCTTTTCTCAGAGTCTCCGGGATGACTCATGTCTAGATCCCCACCCACTCTTCGTCCAACAGATGATAACTGTTTTTATCAAGGTTGTGTAAAAGCTTCTGTTGGTGAAAACAATTCTGGCCAATGGTGATGTGGACTCGCTGTGTGTTGAAGCTCCTCCCACTGAGACCTGTCTGTTTTCAGGCCACGACGCTTGAGAGACACTCGATGCCATCTGGTTACATCACACACACCGTCAGTGCTCCCAGCCTCCATGGTAAAACGGTACGTCAGCACTGAACCACCCGAAGGCTGAAATCTGCTTTGGGGCGTATGCGTAAACCTCTTCAGGCGTCAGTCGGAGCAGAGGCTTTTGTGTGAATGGACCCTTGCAGGACGTTTCCTGTGCTGCTTCACTCTCTCATCAGCTCGCTCTCATCCTCTTGAGTTGACTTGATCATCTTTGTATCTGCCTGGTTTTGATTCGCACCTTCTGGTGCCTCACAGCCGGAGGAGCTGACCCTGCTGCTCATTCAGTTGCGGCGCCATCGGGCCAAGATGGCCTCTGCACGGCAGGAAATGTTAGCCCAGCTGGGGAAGTTTGACCCCACCGAAGAACCTTACCACCATGTTCCCAGCGACACCACTGCTAGCAGCCCCTTCCTCTGCTCCGCCCCTTCTTCTGTGTCCCATCTCAGCCGGCTGGGCCCATCTTCTCCCCTTCGATCTTTTAACACCAAGGTGGGGGCCTGCCTCTCCGCCCACTGCTCATTTTATCATTGGTTGATTGAGGTTGCCACTCAGTTTTAAACATGTATTCCAGTAAGATGGTTAAATTAGATGACTTTTAAGACATTGTTCTTGGTTCTCTGAGAATAAACCCCACAATAATTCTGGTTctgtgtgacagcgcccccttcaggagcactttaaacatttctgAACTCTGAGGTCATCATCCAGCATCTCTGGGTGTTTACACTCACTGAATGTTTTCACTATGGGAGCCAatgaggttctctcaagctcgccacttcctgttgagccTTTACTCCGGTATGGAGTCAAACTTCTACCCAAAAGCATGGGTGAACCAGTGGCAACCTCCAGCCATCAGTCTCCGTCTTCCTGTGGTTTTGTCCGTCTGTGAGCCCGGCTGCCAACATAGAACCACCAGCCTTTCTTCatgtgctgttgttgctgttccGTTTCCCTCTCGTGCTAAACGCCATCTGCAGGAATGAGGCGCACGGCCACCTGTGGGTGTGTTGCTCGATTTAGTCTTCTGATTGGTGAATCTGAGTCTGCTTTCTGTCATGTGAGCTGAATTACGGCTCTAAGAAGATGATGGACTGTCACTGTTTCTATGCGACTGCTGGTTCTGATGCATGTTGGCGTTAAGCTTGAGGATGTTTCTGTCCTCTTGCAGGCTGATGACACCTACATGCAGCTGAAGAAGGACTTGGAGTATCTCGACCTGAAGGTGAGACTTCAGTTTGTCTTGCCGGTGTCTCACCATTGTCTCACTGCTGCTGGACTGTAGAATTAACAGAGATGTTCTCACACACTAAAAACCAAACAACCGCTGATTTCTAACTGCggctctcttcttctgttgaCTCTGACTCTTAGATCAGAGCTCTAGAGCCCCTGATCGTGGTGGTTCACAGTTTGCTACTGCACTGCACTGCTGGGCCTCTCAGGCCTGTCATGAATGTAAGCCGCatgtgtgcgtacgtgcgtgtcCCCTGAATGTTACAGATAACGTGTAGCACATCTGTGGTCATGCACGTGGCTCAGACTGCATGTGTGTTGTCTGTATGAGTTCTGGAAAATCATCCCATTTCTTCCAGCACGGCAGTAAAGACAGTCTTATCTCCATGGCAATGCTGATGTTCATGGGGGGCTCGGCAGTGCATGTGTAGTGGCTGTAGTCAGGTGGTTGAAAAGCCAGCAGCTTCTACCATTGTCTCTGAAACGCTGCACCAAGAACATGACATCACCTTTAAAAGTTCAAGCCGCTGAAATCTGAATTTGTCACTGTGACTCTGGCCTTTGACTTGCCCTCAGACCTGACCTTTGCCTTGTCTTCAGACCTCTGACCTAACCTTTGACTTGacctctgctgcaccaggaagagaaaacagtTGTGTTCAGAGGAGACGTCAGACCAGAACTCTGAAGTCCATTTGTCCTCGTGTCCATTACCATTTCATTCTTTATGGCACTGGCTGAGTTTCTGTGCCAAAGCTGCTTGTGTTGTCACCTTGACCAACGACTACACAGGCCATCACACTTGCAGCCTCAGCTCTTGGATTGTGCACGAAAAAAATTGAAAGTGGTGtatttctgtctgcaggtagCAGGAACTCAGGTTCTGAAGGAGGCGGGGAAACCTGTAAGAGTTGCAGAAAGTGATGTGGACGTGAGTCCTTCAATGTCTTTCACATGTCCTTCACATGTTGACCTCAATATGATGCTCATGGCCTTTCAAATCCCACCAAAACTCAAAttacctttattttcattttgtgaaCTGTTGCTGGAGATGTTCTTGACATGTTTCCAAATgtttggtcacatgacaaacTGCTGATCCTGCTGTCACATCTGAGCTTCAGCATGATAAATTAGCACAGATTAATTAGGAGAGATTACAGATGGTAATTAACCTTTTAGGTTGGGTCTCACCCCCGTAATGAACTCAGTCACAGCAGTAAATGGGGGGCTGTGACACTTCAAATTAGGGTCAGACATCTTCAAACAGACACGCTCAGGTGCAAACACACTTGTGGCGCAACAAACGCGATCAGATCTGAACCTCTGTGTCCCCCTACAGGTCAAGTTGAGCCGCTTGTGTGAGCAGGACAAGATCCTGAAGGACCTGGAGCTCAAGATCAGCTCCCTGAAGGAGGACAAGGTAAGTTTTTGAATTGATGCGATTCAAGTATGAGGGACAGCTTAGGTGGACTAACTGCTGGTCCTTTTGTCTCCTGGGTGACTCCACCCCTTTAGGACAAGCTGGAGCGTGTGCTGGATTTATCCCGCCAGCAGATGGAGCAATACAGAGAGCAGCTGGGCCACAGCCAGAAGATAGCCTaccagcagaggctgctgcaggaagatcTCGTAGCCATCAGGGCCCAAATATCACGTGTATCCACGGTATGAACACTAATTAACTTGATTGATAATCGGCATCTGTTCTGGAAGTAAGTACAGCAGCATTGTGTTCTTGTGCTCTTGTAAACCTCACACAGGAGATGACGCTGGCCTGGAACGAGTACAGCAGACTGGAGAGAtctgtggagcagctgagagcagctctgcagaccCAGTTGAACCACAGCGCCGCCCTTCAGGTGAGATCTGGTACTGCAGTCGTGAAACGCTGCGGCTGCTGATTTCAGGCATTCTGAGTGAACACATGAGTCACGTTGTCATCTGCAGAAGAGCGAGCTGAAGCGTGAGCTGTGGCGGATCGAGGACGTGTTGGCCGGACTGAGCGCCAGCAAAGCCAACTACAGGATCACCATTGACTCTGTTCAGAACCCAGGTTGGTTTCTCCGGTACGCAATGCTCAGTCATCAGGTCAACATGTTTTTAGAAGTTGGAGGTCATCATCGTGAATGTAGGGGTCTCTGGGTTTGGTGCATTAACCCTGTTAACCACAGTCTTGTCCAGAAGTGATCTAGAGGCGGGGCCACAGCAATAAGACCCGGCCAACACATCAGTGATCACACGTCTGTTGTAGCTCGATGACGTCTCGCATGGCTTTGTCCAACAGAGAGGAAATTTGTGCCTTCGATGTCTGACCTGACCGTGCCTTCTCAGAGCGTGGAGGTCCAACCTCCACTTTGCACCTCCGACTTTCTGTCCACTCACCACAGCAGTGCTGTGATGACAGTGGTGAGTTTCTTTACTCTCTTGAAGGACAGTTCTTGTTTCTATTAACAGACGGTTTCTTTCCAAACACTCCTCAGTCCGAGGATATAGCCCCGCCCAGGCCACCACTGCCTCGTTTCTATGACTACGGTGATATGCCCCCTGCAGTCCCACCCCTCCCCAAAGAGGCCTCAGTCATTCGTCACACGTCGGTGCGAGGGCTGAAACGCCAgtcagatgagaggaggagggaccGGGAGAGCGGGCAGTACGTTGCTAATGGAGACGCTAAGGTTTGATGGTCTTCAGTCGAACGTTGAGACGTTTTATCAAATAGAATCTGAACCTGTTTGTGGTTTTAGTCGGAGCTGCGATCTTACCTTAGTGAACCCGAGCTGCCAGGAAAGATCCACCACAACACCGACACGGAGTACCAGCATTTACAGAGCAAAGGTCAGAAGAGAACAGGAAGTATAACCAACACGGATGTTTTTATATGTCAGTGTGTTCAATaggattttattgttgacataTAAGGATATTATTCTGATACAAAATGTGTTGCTGATTCTTTTTTCAATTCAGCTTCGTTTTCTGAGGAGCGTCAgtccacctctgtctcctcttaCGTCACACTGAGGAGAGGTCCAGGAAACTCTGCCTCCAGGGTAtgtccaaacaggaagtcagctcTGGATTTGCTGCAGAATTTTGAATTTTGTTTATTGTTGGTCTTGCTAAGGACAAAACatcctgttttgtttctttgttttctcctgtcCTCATACAGGAACGACCTCACAGTGCTTTAGATCTTCAGCTTTCCTCAAGTGAAGGTCTGCAGCCTCGAGGCCGCATGAcggcagaggagcagctggagcggATGAAgcgccaccagagggcgcttgTTCGCGAGCGTAAGAGGAACTTGAGCCAGGGTGACCACTCCTGCCtgtccacctccaccagccggcgctcctcctcttcctccagactgCCCTCGAGCACTTCTGACCCTCCGGTGGCTGTACGttaccccacccccccacgtaGCAGCAGTCATCACAGGGAGCAACACCTACACCGCCACTGCTGCTACGCAACAATCCAGCCCCCAGATACATAATCAGCTAGCAgggatgctaacatgctaactgtAATTCTGTCTTATGTGTGTATTGAATGGTTGTTAATGTTAGCACTAACAAACTAAAGACTGTGGCAGGTCGGCTAGCTGGTAACGCTTTTGTAATATTGCCAGATACAAACGAGCACAGACGAATGCTGGGAATTCTTGGATGGTTTGGACTTGGTCTTGTCTCTTAAAGGGCAAGGACACACCAACCCCGTTTGAGCCAAATTACGTTAAACACAGGTGTATTTATACCTCTTGGAAAGACCACAGCTGACCTAATCTGCACCCACTCCGCAGGAGTAGGTGGGGCTAACCTGGGTTCATACTCCAGAAAAGGGAATTGCTAATCAAAAGCAGGAATTAGATAAGATTCCAGAAATATGAGGTGCTATCAGTGACTGTTTTGTCCTCTTGATGTCACTGTTTACCTGATTTTATTGCTCCTAAAGAGGCTAATTGCTAACGCCAATGAACCAGGCTCCGCCTGATTGGGTGGGCGTGTCCCTGCCCTGAATGTCTGTGGGTGTCTGTGACAACACCGCCCTCTGGGGGGCCCTCACTGACACAATTCTGAATGTAAACCAAAACGGAAGGGCCCACAGATGTACATCTGGTGTAAGTgtacaattttatttatttactgaggGATATTTTCAGTACACAATTGTACAGATATATTTTGTAGAGTTTCTGtattcagaggaaaaaggaacaTTCAGGttgatgaaatgaaagaagCTGAAAATCATGatcatttctcattttcttctcatttcatGTACTCATTCGTTTACAAATGAGAAGTGCCTTGGTTTATGATTAATTTATTCTTTGTTCCAAGCTGACATTAATCACTTCCACAGTGAAAGCTGTTCTTTAACAGCAGATCTCATTTTTAACTGAATTCTTTGACATTTGTTGCCGAATGAGAAAGGCTTCCTgttctcttttgtgttttcaggacagactgctaatgatgctaaccTGCACAGCTAAAAGAGTAATGGTTTGAAATGTCAGTCTTCCAAGAAGACAAACTCATGACTGCTGTGATTAGACTACACTTCCCAGAATTCCCTGAGTTGCTTTTGCCAcatgtaaatgtagttttcacCAGCATATAGATGCGTTTACATGGTTTTAAATGTGAGCTTTGGCCTTCCACCGAGTATGATTGTGGATTTTTAAGGCAGAAAATCAGATGTGAAGTTTGAAGAAAGTGTAGATTTGAAGTCTTTACTGTTCCTCTGGTTCTCTTGATTTCTGCATTGCAAATAATCAAGACAGATACAGGAGATGCAATAAAGAGCAGTGGATGACTTCATCACGGGCTTTATTTTAGAAGGAGCTCTAGATTTCGAGAAAACAGATTAAGGCTAATCTGAGATTTGAGACATTTGTGGAAGGTTGAGACCTTCCACAACTGGTAGAAACAGAAGGTTGAtttagtttttcatttttcctggAGCAAAAGTCACTTTTGAAGATTTGTGGTTGTAGAACTGGTTCTCGTGATGCCCCCATATTTCTTCAGAACTAAGATAACAAAATAGTtttggagagaaaaagaagTAAAGTAGAAAAAATGATTACCTAAATCAATGAGATGATTTGCACATGTAGATAATTTAATCTGGACAATAAAGACTTTCTGTTTGTGAAagcttctctctgctcttttctaacctgggtggatggatgttgggtagatggatggatgacgggtGTTTCTCTGATTCACATCAAGGCCGCTATCCTCCaatcagctcctgctgctggatttaCAGGATGCCTGCATGGCTTTGGTGAATGATTACTCACAAGTAACaagcacactcacacatgcaagcACAACTTTATCTAAAGTGAACAGTTTAGTGTTTGTCTTCCTCGAGCTGCagcacactgagctgcaggtgcatcatttcagtttttaaatgttatttttatattCTGATTTTGATCGTTTTAACATCAGGACATGGAGTCAACACAAGCTCTGCAAACTGTTATGAAAAGTCAGTCTTCTGAAATTATGTCATTGATCTAAAGATTCCTGGGAATATTATACTATATTACACTTCAACTGTGTAAAATTGTGCAGGTGCTGTTTCTGTTATAAATGAAAAGTCGTTTTCAGGAAGAACCAATAAAATCACAGAATCATGGCATCTCTGCCCCTCTGCAGGTGTTTGATTTGCAGGAGCATTTCTGGGTGGATGGACACATTGAAGAAGGCTGGAATGTAGCAAGTGGGAGGGGCCAGCCAAAGGCCCCTCCCACTCATCTACGAGAGATGGACTTGGAGCCTGTGGACTATGACCTGGACATCAGCCGAGAGGTAGAACCTCAGTTAGAAGAAGAGTAGCTGCTGAGGAGGCTATTGTAACTGACTTGTGTTCCCCACGTGCAGCTTTCCAAACCACAGAAGGTTCCCATCCCAGAGCGTTACATCGAGTCCGACTCTGAGGAGCCCCCGAGTCCAGAGGAGTTGGAGAAACGCTGGCAACGCACTGAGCGCATCAAAAACCTCCTGGCCAGATCCAGGTAACAGGTTACTTTTACTGAGTTCTGCTGGGTTCTTCGACACTAACTGCGGTTCTGCCCACCCCACTTTCTTCATCAGTGTTCAGAACCTTCAACCTTGTGCAACGCTGGACTTCTCCGAGCTTTGTTTGGttcttcagcagcaggaaagGATCATGAACGTGTCTCAGGTTCTGGCTTCAGAGGCCTCACAGAAGAGCAAACTGGTGGCAGGTCGGTTCCACAATTCATCAATATGATCAAAATAATCAACGCAATTACACACGTTAACCCGACCGAGGACCCAGACCCGAGTCTCTTCCGGGTCACCTTCAACATATTTGAAGTACATGAAGGtaaaacttcctgttttggttGGAGTCAGTTAACGAAGCTCAGTTTGATCCCAGAGCTTTGATCTAGAGGTCGATAAATTATTTGTGAGTaaacccagcagggggcacctCGTGGCTCTGCTGGATGTGGTCTCAACTAACTGGATCTTCCAGGAATAAACAGCTCCTTTTTAATTTTCGAAGATCGACGTTCAAGTAGAGTATAAAAAGGAGGAATGAGCAATAGATCAGAtaaaaaatggtgttttctcGCCTTCAGCCAAAGCTACTGCGGAACACTGAGTCTCAGAACCACCGTGGAACCAGAGGCACCTCCTCATCCCCCAGCTTCTGCAGAACTTCaaatcttttaattttttggtAAATCATGAATAAAAAGTTCTGGTACTTGTCTGTTTTTGGAATGTTCATaaatcacaaaataaaaccTAATAAAGTccattatttcctttatttgagTGTAAATAATCCTAAATACTGATTTTAGACCTTGAACAGAAATGTGAAGATCCGAATTAGATCTGTTGATCAGACGGTTGAACATCAAACTACATGTGGAGGGAGCGTCTCCGTGGTAACATGGAGatttatgtttaaaaatgtcccAAAAGAAAGGCATCTGCATGCAGAGCAGAAAGCATGTGTAGGTACACTGATAGAATCACATTTGGTTCTGAGACCGATGATTGATTTAAAGTTCTGTACAGACAAATTAATAAATGTACAAATGTGGCATTTGTGAAAAAACTGCCTGCTTACAAACATCTATGTTGACTTGACAAAGGTCATTTTGTACGTGTGTTTATGGTTGTGGGTTCCTCTGTCGGCGCTGGCTTCACTCTGCTTTGAGCTTTGCTCTGAGCTCTTGTCctctgcttttgggtcctgctCGTTATCCTGAGGTTCTGTCGCAGACAGTTTGGGCTCGGCTGCTTCGGGCTGAGTGGTGGGTGGGTCTGGAACCGGTTCCGGCTGCAGAAAGATACAAACGCTTCACCATCACCATTTTAACgaaacaaaacagaagacagaggaaaATTTCAGTGTGTCGAGACATCCAGACAGACGGTTCCACACCTCCATCAGGGTTCAGCCCAGCAGCCATTACTGCTGGACCCAGTCTGATTCAGCTCTAGTCACAGAGATCTTCACTTTTGTACTTTACTTGTTGTAAAGTGGGGATGATCTCATTCCTGATGCCTCACCTCGCTGAAACCCAGTCCACAGTGTCTCCGGTTCCGGCCCGAGAGCTTTCCTTCCATGCCCTGCTGGTATTGCATCTCCAGCTCCTCGTTGATCTTCTCATCCTCCGTTCCTGAAGAATAAACAGCGTCACAGCGGGAACGCCAGCCGCCTCATTTCTGTCCTCACATGGACAGATCTGAGCGGCCGGCGTGGAGCAGAGAGGCTGTGTTAATCGCACTGGACATAACCGTTGTGGGTAACAGGCAAAAGAGCTGTAGCCTTAAAAAATCTCTGCTGGAGGCCTCACCACTGCGGACATGCGACGTTGACTTGTGGTCACCGATAACGAGGCGTCCTGTGTGTTCCTTCTGGAAGAAATGGAAACATGACAGTTGTTGGATTCTGGTTTCATGGACTTCACATTCAGACTGTCTTTTTCCAGACTCACCTTCCCTGCGCCCATCAGACGTAGAAACTTTTGCTTCCTTTCATCACTTCCTAGATCTGCCGATGACCAATTTGTAGATCCATCCTACAAAAAAATCGGTGGTCATGTCCAATTCATCAGAAACACCCTGTTCTGGACAATTAAAGGCTCTCGATCATTAACTTTCCAAGTTAATGGTTCCTATTtcaaatcaaagagaaaaatcgACCTCACAATGGTCTCATTTCAACCAGCTTCACGATGATAAATTGCCTTTAATTGTAACTTATATCATGCGTCAAAGGGCAAGGTCTGAAACCTGGTTTACGCAGGTTAACCGCGTTTCAAGCTGCAAACACTTGATGTTTATACCAAGACTCAAATGACAAACTGGTGAATAAATAGAGCGCATGACGTGGTTTACTTGATTCTATGTTTTCTTTCAGAGTTACTGCATGTTAGAAACGAGTAATCATGCTGAACCTGTTAGCCAGCGAGTTAATGGTAATGTAAATTCTCCTTAAATAAAGCAGTGCGTAGATCTTCTAGGTCGTCTTACGTCACTCGGAGATGCGGCTCTTTTAGTTCCGTGTTTGTTCTCCGAAGAACTCATTCTGGACCAAATATATTTCGTTAATTTTGCAAACCAAACAGAAGCTAATTGGTTTTGTCAACAAACGAACGACTCACTACTTCCGGTGTTTTCTTCGTTAGTTTTGGTAACTATTTGTTCTCTGTCGCCCCTGGCGGTTTGCCGTAACATGCCATCAATTTCTGCTAAGCGAACGTTGACACGTTCAGCTAAAACATCCAACGCaatttaaaaagctaaaataaagaaacatAATTTACCGGCATTTCGTGATTTGAAGCCTCCATCCCGATGAGTTTCAGGCGTTTTTTGGCATCTTTTTTATCTGGCGTTGACTTCTTACTGGTCAATTATCCATTGATCAATGAAtggtaacaacaacaacaataataaaagtaCAACCATCACTGGCTAAAATTACCATTTGAATATTTACTTTGCTGATTTCGTTAATCCAaattattattgtaattgttatta
This window harbors:
- the LOC130536246 gene encoding pleckstrin homology domain-containing family A member 7-like isoform X11, whose amino-acid sequence is MAAPLGRDSLPGRWSYGVCRDGRVFFIDDDTQTTTWLHPRSGDPVNSGHMIRSDLPRGWEEGFTIEGVSFFINHNQRGSTFRHPLTGQMSAESSDFILQEQSQGGCMMSSTTVSEASTTVTSSTVDSTSKGSRSSSGKVHSFGKRHQSIRRNPNAPVVVRGWLYKQDSSGMRLWKRKWFVLADFCLFYYKDSREETVLGSIPLPSYVVSAVGADDHISRKFAFKVSHTGMPSFIYKQSTVVGSQAEHSGMRTYYFSADTQEDMNTWLKAMNEAAKMQNRNEATINRSSNTFGRPNMLSQHAVPQTNHVSANTINTPHLENTRPIHEVLLEPIQHDKVDCCSLRKDSPVADMFEQPSVTLEMDTHLSLPTTSTQSAFQQTDSLSVSAPVSRIPSRAPSRGASTLPSGVCLRNGLVSAPSPILEPNGIAAGTYQRGPNLAPADCQQQLKRRSTLDQVEQWIQVQKADSRGDNTLPRRTPPTQHKFTTLDTYQTPPRTPRQSPPPARLGEYKYAQDRLSHFRLTPEQGASGSNTVLQLYEWQQRHQFRHGSPTAPLYTPAPEYPFGPRPPATVPPSSSAPRIEGQPRCVSVPPSSADHPPPGPPPGTRTLSPTRRPHTPAERLTVRPVEERTVVDLPFTVSPRRSKSQLLKATTLERHSMPSGYITHTVSAPSLHGKTADDTYMQLKKDLEYLDLKVAGTQVLKEAGKPVRVAESDVDVKLSRLCEQDKILKDLELKISSLKEDKDKLERVLDLSRQQMEQYREQLGHSQKIAYQQRLLQEDLVAIRAQISRVSTEMTLAWNEYSRLERSVEQLRAALQTQLNHSAALQKSELKRELWRIEDVLAGLSASKANYRITIDSVQNPERKFVPSMSDLTVPSQSVEVQPPLCTSDFLSTHHSSAVMTVSEDIAPPRPPLPRFYDYGDMPPAVPPLPKEASVIRHTSVRGLKRQSDERRRDRESGQYVANGDAKSELRSYLSEPELPGKIHHNTDTEYQHLQSKASFSEERQSTSVSSYVTLRRGPGNSASRERPHSALDLQLSSSEGLQPRGRMTAEEQLERMKRHQRALVRERKRNLSQGDHSCLSTSTSRRSSSSSRLPSSTSDPPVAVFDLQEHFWVDGHIEEGWNVASGRGQPKAPPTHLREMDLEPVDYDLDISRELSKPQKVPIPERYIESDSEEPPSPEELEKRWQRTERIKNLLARSSVQNLQPCATLDFSELCLVLQQQERIMNVSQVLASEASQKSKLVAGRFHNSSI